TCCCCATAATCCCTATATATAACTACTAGTTCTCTTCAGACGTTTTCATCACTCACTCTCTCAGTTCTCAACTCTTTCTTCTCCACAATTACCTAAAAACAAATGGCTTCTTTCATTCAACTTTTAGTTATTTTTTCCCTTCTTCATCTCTCTTTGGCAACAAGGCAATTATCTGAGCCAACGAAAGACGAACAAGAAACTGAGATGTATAAGTTCCATTACCACAATGGCCCTCTTCTTACTGGTAAAATCTCCATTAACTTTATTTGGTATGGCAAGTTCAAGCCTACCCAACGTACAATTATCTCAGATTTCATCACCTCCTTGTCTTCTTCCACTTCGAAACACGCTACCAACCAACTATCAGTTGCCACGTGGTGGAAAGCTACCGAGAAATATTTCAGTTTACTAAAATCCAAGAAAGCTTCTCCTTTGTTCCTCTCACTGGGTAACCAAATCTTGGACGAGAGCTATTCTTTAGGCAAATCTCTCGAAGACAAACACATCAAACAGTTAGCAGCTAAGGGTGATCAAAAGAACGCCATTAACATCGTATTAACAGCCGCTGATGTTGCAGTTGATGGGTTCTGCTCCAGCAGATGTGGGACACACGGGTCTTCTTTAAGTTCCAAAAATACCCCTTCAAAGGGTAAGATTTATAAATTTGCATACATCTGGGTTGGTAATTCAGAGACTCAGTGCGCTGGTCAATGCGCCTGGCCATTTCACCAACCCATTTACGGACCACAGGCTCCAACCTTAGTTGCACCCAACAACGATGTGGGCTCGGATGGTATGGTGATGAACTTGGCTAGCTTATTGGCTGGGACAGTAACGAACCCTTTTGGAAATGGTTACTATCAGGGACCAGCTGATGCACCATTAGAAGCTGCGTCAGCTTGCACTGGGGTTTATGGAAGTGGGGCCTACCCTGGCTATGCTGGCAATCTTTTGGTGGACCCTACTTCTGGTGCTAGCTACAATGCGCATGGTGCTAATGGGAGGAAGTTTTTGCTTCCTGCGTTGTTCGACCCTTCCACGTCTTCATGCTCTACTTTGGTTTAAGAAATTATATTCTTAATTAATTGGCACGCTAATGATAAAGAGAGTTGTACTTAGGGAAATCTACAAAATAGGATATTCTTTTATTCAAATTCATTCTTTTGTCTCGATTAATTAATAAAATtcctgaaattatttttacatgttttctattatattatagcacaGTGGTATTATTGGTTACACTTTGCGTTAGTCTACTTTCAATTATTGACAAGACGAAGACCTTCTTATCCTTGCGGGAAGAAAAATACAAGAAGGAATATAGTTGAATGGATGGTACTGTTTTAATTTTGACCAATTTATTAGCTTCAGCTGATAGCAAGAGCTAAATGCAGTTTTGGGAGGTATAACCTAAATATACTTAACTTGACCAAAAGAGTTGAGATATATTTGCAATCGTAGTGGGAGGAGTTTGTCTTCAAATTTGTTTATTTATTGGTAACCAAATAAACTTGGGAAATATATTGCAATTCAACATGACCAAATGGTAATAACTAATAACTCGATATGTGTTTTAATAATGGCTCCCAATGGATACAATCAAATTGAGACATTCTACTAATATTTAACGCCTCACACTTAAAATTAACTCTTACAATAACGTTTAGGTGTGAATCAAAATACTCTAGTCAGTTTAGCTTGAATTTGGATAATGTAATACATTcccaaattaaattagtaataggacaatATAATACCTTTTCAAATTAAAGTAGTAATAAGAATTTTTAAGAAATATATCCTAAAAAGCAATTAGTATTATATGGTTAAAAATATATTTCtatcccgaaagtaattatattaaTAGGAAACCTAACGTATTCCTAGATGTTTTATGTTTACATGCTaacatattatatgtatatgccCGAAAGTTTATAGTAATAGAATTCCAAAagataatcatgtaggattcctaacgtgtagtattatgtcctaaaactaatagtattacaaggctaatgtctagaaatccggttatgtccttttattttgagttattatgcttaatattgtaaggttatttttgtaaatcaatattatattcatgcttttataataatactaGTATCTATGTACGTACTTTGCACGCTTATCTCTCGCTAATggttaaaatattaaaaaatatgtcATTTTATAACGTCATCTAAAATACGTTTTCGCGTTATTATGTTAAGACAGTGTCAATTAAATACTTTGGCATTTAAAATTGCTCTAGTCTCTATAAACGTGTGTTGCACGCTATTTTTTATCAATGTAATTTGTTAGGTAATATTAATTCTAATTACATTAACTTAACAGCAACACTGCgcaaaatattaatattaaataaaaCAAATATGTTTACCGGTGATGCCTTATGCCCCAAACATGTTGTCTAGGCTATTCAAGATGTTAGatctaatttttaaaaaataaggtGATTGTTATAATAAAATATAGAGAAATATATATTCTTTGCcgctcctatatatatatatatatatatatatatatatatatatatatatatatatatatatatatataatatgtactTTTTGGCTAGTGAAtacaattaattttttattttgccCTATAATGTAGGCCGCCCGATTTGCATTTCAATAAATAGCGCTTGTACCATACTTTGGACCAGCATACAAAAAATAGCTTTAGATGACTGCTACTTATAATACAGAGGTTAAACCATTAATACCTAATCGAATGATTTTTTATACTGTATTATGTTGTTATTCAATGTGAATTTgttattttctatttaaattctAGTTAgcttacaatatatatatatatatatatatatatatatatatatatatatatatataaagagttgGGAATTAACAATCTGATGTGGCACCTCTTATATGCTAGAATAgccatttatcttttttctcattttttgactttttatctttgttttctaatttatcttattttcaaAATCTAAAAGTGTCTAAATGCTACCTAATTAATGAGAAAAACACGTCCCGTCGGGTTACATCCGTTAAAAATTAAGGATGAAACACATTAAAGTAAAAGGAAGATGAAAAGAGAGACTTTTCATTTCCAAAACGGTTTTTTTACCATATATAACAAAAGGCCTGTAGTATTTGTAACCAATAACAATGGGTCATCTCCATAATTCTGTCTACTCTTTTTCTCAAATGAATTTATTTTTAACATAAGACAAACAGAGATTATCTCATGATACTTTTGAAGGTGTTGTCTGTAATGAGAAGGGTCAAGTGGCACATATTTCTCTACAACGTAAAAGGCTTAACGAAAAGGTGTAATTCCTCATACGGGAGAGTGTCCAAAAGCAACAAGAATTATATTTTTGTACTGAAGATGAGATGTTCTTCCACTGTTACTGAAGGGGAGAAGGTGAGGTGAGGGAAGAAGGAAGAAGAATTGAGGTAGGagttgaattgaaaaagaaaaggaaggaaaagaaAGGTAAGGGAATAGCAAATCCGAGGATAAGAAGCCGACTTCTTTTTTctgtttctttttttattttttcacaaGATTTTTTTCTGGTTTATTTTCAAAGGTATTTTTAATAAAAGTTAGTGTTCTTAGCATTTAATTTGGAATGCTAAAGTAACTACAACATTTCACTGATTATATATATGTTAGTCATGATAATGTGTGTCCCGTTTAAGCAAAATTTTCCCTCCCAATTAATGGGAGACAAAGAAAAAAAGCCTAATattcgacttgctccaatttaatcaagtattatatttttttccCGATTTTTTGATTCCGATCGACTTGTatatagtcataattaattcgatacagtcaacaaaaattataggaatcaatttcataaaaatattacccgtggagcccacatctcggaatccgacaaaactcacaaaatccgataactcattcaattacgagtccaaccataccagtttcactcaaatccgactccggatcgacaccgaaatctcataAATTCGtttatatgagatttctaaaagtttctcaaatttctatttcaaaacactaattaaatggtaaaaacaacgatatattcgtgtatagtgaccaaatccgagttagaatcacttaccccaatgtttttccttgaaaatatatcaaaatcgcctctcctcaaactccaattcgtcaaaaaggcaaatgggacgaagtcccctgtttttataacttacagatttgtcaggTATCTCGATTTTGTCacggagctcgattttgtcagagAGCTCGATTCAAAATCAAGCTCGATTTATCAGAAAGCTCGATTTGTCatggagctcgatttgtcagggagctcgattttgtcagggagctcgatttgtcagggagctcgatttgccgggagctcgattttgccagggagctcgattttgccagggagctcgatttgtcagggagcttgattttgtcagggagtccgattttgacaggcagcccgattttgacagggagtccgattttgacaggcagcccgattttgacagcatttttagcagaaaaattgcagcagctaagtcccacttttgatccgttaaccatccgaaactaacccgaggccctcgagacctcaacccaatacaccaacaagtcctaaaacatcatacgaacttatttgaaacctcaaatcacatcaaacaacactaaaatcacgaatcatgctccaattcaagcttaatgaaacttagaatttccaacttctacattcgatgtcgaaacctatcaaatcaagtccgattgacctcaaattttgcacccaagtcataaataacataacggagctgtgaaaatttttaaaactggattctgagcccgatatcaaaaagtcaactctccggtcaaacttccaaactttaaattcctattttagccatttcaaccctaattttactacggacttccaaataaaatttcgatcacgctcctaatttcaaaatcaccatacggagctgttggaatcatcaaaactctattccggggtcgtttgcatataatttgatatctggtcactatttgaatttaaacttttaatttttcttcaaaatttcatatctcggactagggatctcggaatttgattccggacatacgaccaagtttcaaatcacgatacagacctaccggaactgtcaaaacactaatctgagtccgtttgctcaaaatattgaccaaagtcaactcagttgagttttaaagctctaattcacattttaatccatttttcacctgaaaaatttacggactgcgcacgcaagtcgagtaacgataaatagtacttttcgaggtcttagaacacataattaattattaaatttaaagatgacattttgggtcatcacagttttatgaccctacctCTTTTTTTACACATGAAAAATTTACTTTTATACGTAAGAGATCTATCTTTTACACATAAGAAATCTAAAAAGgtcattttcttaaattcaaaatTGTAAAGTGCCATGAGATACAAATAACATTGGTTTTttaaagaaattggaatttttggtCCATCATATTTCAATAGGATTTACAAGTCACTCGTAAAGACGAATTATAACCGATCTCTTTtatatttgttttctatttctttcttattctattgTTTTGTATAAATATAATTGTGCCAAACACCATTCAAATGTCTGGGTGGTGTAGTTGGTAATCACGCTAGTCTCACACACTAGAGGTCCCCAGTTCGAACCTGGGTTTAGTCATTTCTGTTTTTGATTTTATTAAAGCTTCTTCATGTTTAACTTGGGCTCGAACATCTTTCTCCATTTTGACTTTCTGaagcttttttttttgtttctttttctccTTCTGTTTTTCCCACAGATTATCTATTTACTAGTATTACTTATTTTTCCAGATTCTGACACCCATTTTAGTTAAGATTTCAAAAGGCTGATGGCCCACAGTTCTGCAAAATGTTCACTAACATGGGAGCTGTAGAGTGTATATTGGAATTTTAATTTGAAGACAATTGAACTTGAGCACTTGCACCATAACCACCACATCTAGATAGAGTTTAATGTATAAATTTTACTAGTATAACGGATTTTTATGTTTATAAATAGTTTttgttgaaaaataaaaataaatgagattaattgaaaACAAACTAAAAAGAGAATGTTCAACTTATTGAGAGATTATTGTACAAATACACAATTTCCAAATCGAATAAAAAAATTAATGTTGAAATTTCAAAGTAATATTAAAATGTCTGTCTGTTTTACTTTCTCACACGAGTGTCTTGCACGTCGACGTTTTTGGGTCCCACATAGCAGGAAGCAGATATTTACGCCCATTCACTCCAGGCGCATTATAGCTAGCACCCGTCTTTTTATCCAGCAAAACCATACCCGGAAATCCAGGAAAAGCACCAGAACCGAATATCCCCGTGCAAGCAGACACAGCTTCTAAAGGCGCGTTAGCTGGGCCCTGAAAATACCCTCCATCAAACGGATTCGTAACAGTCCCCGCCAAAACAGTCGCTAAACTGATTACCATTCCGTCAACTCCGATGTCTCCGTTTGGTGAACCTAACGGCGTAGTCTGTGGCCCTACAATCGGCTTTTGAAATGGCCACGCGCACTGACCTGGACATTGACTCGCAGAGTTACCCACCCAAGCGTACGCAAATTTACTCCCTTTTTTCTTACCACGAGTTGACCCGTGCATGCCACATCTATTCATGCAAAAGTCTTCCACTGCCACGTCCGCCGCCGTCAGCACGACGGCGATAGAGTTGGCCCGAGTTACCTTAGATGCCAAAATTTCAAGTTGTGGGTCTTTCAATAATTTTCCTATAGAATATTTTTCATCGAATATTTGTTTTCCTACTGTAATAACAGAAGGGCCACCTTTGTATGCTTCGGTGGTGCGCCACCATGATGCGGCCGAAGGCGTTGGTTGGATTTTCTTGTTCTTGGGGCTAAGGGATTGGATGAAGTCGACGATGATTGAACGTTGAGCAGGAGTGAATTTTCCATACCATATAAGATTAACAGTGACATTTCCCTTTAAAAGAGCGCttttatggtattttaggacaaGGGGTTTTTCTTTAACTAGTGCAAGTATTCTTGAATTGGCTAAACAAGGATTAGGAACAAGAACGAATAGCGAGAATAGTATAAAGAGAAAGGTAGTGATCATAGGGTTAGAGGATCCCATTTGATTATAAGATTGTAAAGAAAGCGGGAAGAGAGTTGTTTTATCTTGCGTTTTGAATGTGAGTTTGACAATAGAATtatgtctctatatatatatatatgagactgTTGAGGGTATATGAATATCTGGGAAGGTGCTAAGAAAGAAgattaaagaaaaaagaaaaggaatggtttgatttggtgttttgtttGTGATGAGCATGTTGTGGGTCTAAGAGTAGGAAAGAATGACGTTTCTTCAGTTGACCAAAATAGTAATGCCACTTTTTAGGTTAAAACCACGGGATGGTAGCTAGTATTCTAAATACAGTAGCTAGTTTGGGAGGTTTGTAACAGGTGAAGGTGTTTTGTGGAAAGGGTAGAACATTTCAGACTAGTTTTCCTCATACTGATATATAGTACTTTTTCTCTTAAGTTTTAATCTATGTGAACTTATAATCTTATAATATTTGAATggaatttaaaaaaataagaaagctTTTAAACCTTGTGGTTATTAACATATCATAATATTGGTGTggcaataaaattttaaaaacttatgattttaaaatattataatataaaaGATTCTTATTAAAGGTAAACTGAAACATTTAAGTTAAATATTGTTCccaaatttaaaaagaaattagTGTTTGGAATATATTGAAAAAAAAATCACATAATAATTGAAATGGAGGGTATCAAAGAAAATCTAATATGTTTGCGTGTGCGGTCATGCATATAATACCATTAGACTAATGGAGTTGTATCTCAGGGCATTATTGTATTGCTCGTTTTTAATGTATATTGAATTTGTGCTTCATTAATTTTTATGGGTGCCATGTAAAGATTTTCTACATATATAATCATCACGTTGAGAATTTTAAAAGTAGTAGAAGTAATTGTCGATATAGAAAAacctatatatatagcttaattAATCCAATAAATAAACAGATTTAGCTCACATACATTAACGATACTATAAACAAAATCTGTAACAGGTTACGTGCTACAATTTATTAAAACTAATTACTTGTAGTTATCATTGCCTACTAAACAATTTGATTGTGCAAAAGTATAAAATTTATACCCTAATTTAATACAGGTAAAACAGTGTATGTGTATATATTTACACACACATTATAGTTGTACACTGTACAGGATGAAGCCAAGCTACAGATGCATGCagggaaaaggaaaaaagaaaaaggggaTCGGATCAGGAAGCTGATAATAGAGTGTTTAATTttattaatataaaataaaatttacaggaAGCGTTGATTTGCAAAAGCCTCTTGTAATTCTTTAATTATAGTTTGCCTTATCCATTGCATCCAAATTCATCTGATCAGCGTCACTCTACTATTGCTTTATCCAAACGTACAGTTTATTTGCGTAATCAAGATGGTTTATCACATGCTTAAGTACTACTGTCTTCGGTCCCTTTTAAGTACTTCATCCGTTCATTTTTTATTCGTTCATTATTGACTTTGACtatcccttaagaaataataaataaaatacataatttaacatgatactcatattaattagTGTATAGTCTTAATAGATTTGGAAAATAATTTGGAGTGAGTAACTAATGCTAAtggcaaaacaaaaaaaataaataatttttctctTAATATGCGAAAATGAACAAATAAAagtgaaaatctatttttagaatattggacaagtaaaagtgaacggaaggAGTAAGTTTTAAAGAGTTTTGCGCACCTTTTAAGAAAGTCACTTAATATTATtccatccgttcacttttacttgacatgtatactaaaaatagattttcatttttacttgtcactttacgcatatcaacaattttttttttcatgttataactacaatatttattactcatttcaaattattttctcaaatccaataaagtatgcatcaattaatatgagtattaTGACAAATTATACactcatttattatttcttatggagcgtgaaaagtcaaaacatgtcaagtaaaagtgaacagaGGGAGTATTAAATAAGTGAGTTATTGTACTAATAGATCTTTTATCTTTCATTAAAGACTTCTTTAAAACTTATTCAACCATTTATTAGATAAGGATAATTctggaaaaaaaattaatatcttcttgaatttttaaaaaatcacttattttgaaTTAAATTTAAAATACTAAAAAATCACTTGAAAAGGATCAGATCACGGGAATAGCAATTAAAACCGACTACTAGTTTGTTATGAACATTCCTACAACTTTATTGATGAGCTACTTTTGAGGCTATTGACCTTCCGGGATGTGTTACTTTGCTTATACTTGACACTTCATTGTGAAGAATAAGATTAAAGTTATATATACTGACATATAACAAATAACTTTATACTATCAGGATAATTTAATCGGTAATAAAAGATTATTCACTTATACTTTATGTATTCATATAAAACTTGATATAATATTCTTTATTATTACAAAtaaatttatcttgataataaaaaaaattaatttctataaagTCAGTGCATAAAACCTTAAAACTTTTCTACTAAATTCTATAAAAATGAAAATGAATGGCGATCCATGCAAAAGAAGTTAGTAGCTAAAGTGAATCCCTTTCGTTGGCTTCCGATTATGTTACAGCCCATACAGTAATCTAAAACTGGTGATTAACCCAACACGTTTCCATACAATTTGCAACCTAAGGAGTAGTAGACTAGTAATTAATTAAATATAGGATGACCATGAAGCACACGTCCAAACTTTTAAACTTTATCATTAATTAACAAAGTTATACTCGTGCAAAGaggaaaaaagaaaacaagaattTGAAAGAGGATAGTTTCGTTGTGTTTTTCTAATGTTATATATAACGCCTAGTTATCATCAATTACAGTTTTGGTCAAACACCCACCGAGGCACGGACTATTATGTATAGCTGGTGAATCATATGGGGGTAGGACTTAGGAAGAGGTTCTAAAGGGATATATTAAACACAATATATAGTAATATGAGTATATATAGGTCAGACTTATCTTATAACATTATTCTTGTATAacaatcattcactataaaagtcaaatttcaaaatatatatcatctataacaacacttcactatagcaaccaaaatatatttaaacaaataaatttattataaaaaaGTTTAACTGTAATAtagaattattttattttagttaaaggAGAAGAGGGACAGAGTGAGCCTAGCATCCACAATTAAACGGTGGGGGTGAAGGAATCAAACTTATTGTGCCTTTTGTTCGTCTCCATCGTCATATCTCCTGTCAACAAAAATCTAAGTAGTGGTTTGGTATTTGTTGACCACGTCTAGTTTCCACGTACGAGTTGTGTGTGCATCAGTTTTCaaaggtatttaatttttaatcttatttatatttatttttacctATATACATAGAGTTCGAGTTAAAGTCATGAGTTTTGCCGAACCTATGGAACCCCCTATGGATCTGTCATTGGTTAATTTATTGTGTTCAAATACATTCGTTAGTTAAAAACCTGAAATCTATGTCTTAGTTTCTCCAAGAAATTATCAATTTCGtgcaatgaaaaaaaaaattgcaaactGCAATGTTGATGATAGGTTAGAAACCCGTGTTTTAGTCGTAGTATTGTATTTCAATTGCTGTATTTTTGGGTGTTTGAGtttaaatgatagtgaattatAGTTATttcgtattttatgccttgtaggaaatgATTCTGAGCTATTTAGGTAATTTGGAGCgaaatcgaacaagttggagctttaaaGTCAGAGTAGAAACCCAAAAAATTAAGCAGGGATCACGTTCgtgggtcgaggaccaagtccggATATCAAAAAGAGAACAAACAAATTTATGTTGAGAAAAAACCACTACGCGTTGCATGGGGCGCCGCGAGGCGCCGCGCGGCATTGCAAAAGTGGTCTAACAAGCAAAGTGCAAGCTCTCTGAATTTCCTCACTAGCATGCCGTATAGGGCGGCGCGATTGTGCAAAATCGTCAGAGTGGTTTCCAAGTTCGGCTAGGAAAGGATAGTTTCGTTCGGGTTTGTTTCtatatggtataaatacaccaaaaatataattttgaaTGGACATATGACCTACGGGAGATTGGAGAACCAACCAAGGCAAGACGACTCAAGAATTTATCAATATTACAACCTGCAATCGGTGCAACCCGAgagtttgtatcgaatcattagAATTGATGTTTTCTTTATTCGTAAACTTATTTGAGATGTATTACTCCATTGTTATGGAGTAATTTTCATTTGGGTGTTGACAAATCcgatattttgataatttgattagggattcgattcttgataattgttagaattaattgatggagctttaattggtattgtgagttatttattattttgcttaatcggaagaggagtttgatattgaatttcttcacatcttatgttctagtttaaattcgtgattcaaataggtaatcgaaagagcctctCGAATTattaatcgaactagaaaatatagaaatattcgtgagaagttaccctttagatcataacCATCATTTGATTGCTGCAATTATTTACCGTGCTTCAATTGAATTAATTACTAAATTaacgtttaatcgaaagaggaacacTAACTTCAAGTGCAATCTGATTATCGGTTGAATTCGAGAGAATCAACcgtattatagagtgaattaactcaagaaATGAACCCCGAGTAAGTTATCTTTCACCTATCTAATCAAATACCCTTATCcctctcattgatatttctttgttGCTAATCCGTTGTCTTTTGTGATCAATTGTTATTCGCTTAATTTTTAGTAATTAATCGTTGTAACAGTCATaaaatcaagtgttaattttctTGGATAGTAATCAACTGGAGATTATTTGAACACCGTTTAAATTCAATCCCTATAAAGAcgataattaatatatattatatttgactagcgagcaatagTTTTGTGTTAGTGTTTTGAGCTCGTCAAATATCAAAGTTTTTTCTTGCGGTAACGTTAGTTCATAAAGTAGTACTTGCTAACTAATTTGTTCTGGGTGAAAACAAAGCATAAAAAAGAGGTTAAAGTTGTAAATTGTTATAAGGGTTCCATATATAGAAAGGACGATTCTTCAAAATAAATATAACAAGGATCTGAAATGAAGTTGCTGGCGAGTTTGTGTGATTGGTGTATATTTGTCTGTCAGTGGGGAGCTAGCTAGTAGCTAGACTTCATTATTTATAAGCTAAACCTGTTCCATTGATCTATAAGTTACTACCTGAATCATCAAGATTATACGGTAATAATAAACTAAAATGTTCAACCCTGGAACCAACTAACTATTCAGAAATTGAATCCAGACTATATGCTGTCACTAATACAGTAGAATATCTCACTTTTAGCTTAACAAAACTATCTACATAAAGCTAGTTCATGATGTTGGTTAGGTGACTTGCTACCCTAACTCCCATAGTCCCATTTACTCTAAGAGGCATATTTCCATTCAAGTATTATCGGGCAAAAGCAACTCGTGACTAGTAAGTTGAACGCATCCTATACTATACttatctgtttcaatttagatgatataatttgaaagtttaaGGGGGAAAAAAGAGGACTTTTGAAATATGTGGTCCTAAAAATTTAAGGGACAAAAACTTTGTAGAACCGTGaaatttgtgtggctataaaaactTCTCTTTAATGGTAAAATAGGTTAAATGAGAagttaaattgttttcaaatatagaaatattttttttttttgggaacgGACTAATAAAAAAAGTGTGTCATTAAATTAAAACGAAGGGTGTAttaaatttaagttatatacattcaTTAGTATAAAATAATAGACTTACTATCAACTAGTGCAATTTGAGTCATTTGAGTAGCTCCAATATGTGTCTATCCTTGTCTCAAAGTTATCAACAAATATTTACTTACTAGTAGTATATATATTGACCTGCAATTGCCTTTTACGGAGATTTTAAATTTTGGAAAGAAGGCCAGCATTTTGGACCTGAATGATACAATCATACAAAGTCGGTATATAGGATCAATGAGACATCTGGCAGCCAATTTCAGTGTGTATTAGCCAAAATTTTCTTGGGCCTGGCCCATTTATATTTTGAGGCCAAATTTCAACGAAATTAGCACAACGCATCGATATGGTGGAGCATCATAATTGACGCACCAATTCGATTTAAGCTAATCACATCGTGGACCAAGTCATGCTTCAATAATTATGACGGACCATTTGGTTTAAGCTAACCACATCATAGTCAAGTCCAACTTTATTAATTTCTCTAACGCGCAGTAACTGTAACAGACCCCTAATATATAGAGATAAAGCTTTGTCTACTTCTCAATCACTTCTTCCTTTATAGTCGGATGGTTCTAT
This region of Nicotiana tomentosiformis chromosome 4, ASM39032v3, whole genome shotgun sequence genomic DNA includes:
- the LOC104094372 gene encoding protein PHOSPHATE-INDUCED 1-like — translated: MASFIQLLVIFSLLHLSLATRQLSEPTKDEQETEMYKFHYHNGPLLTGKISINFIWYGKFKPTQRTIISDFITSLSSSTSKHATNQLSVATWWKATEKYFSLLKSKKASPLFLSLGNQILDESYSLGKSLEDKHIKQLAAKGDQKNAINIVLTAADVAVDGFCSSRCGTHGSSLSSKNTPSKGKIYKFAYIWVGNSETQCAGQCAWPFHQPIYGPQAPTLVAPNNDVGSDGMVMNLASLLAGTVTNPFGNGYYQGPADAPLEAASACTGVYGSGAYPGYAGNLLVDPTSGASYNAHGANGRKFLLPALFDPSTSSCSTLV
- the LOC104113397 gene encoding protein EXORDIUM-like 2; translation: MGSSNPMITTFLFILFSLFVLVPNPCLANSRILALVKEKPLVLKYHKSALLKGNVTVNLIWYGKFTPAQRSIIVDFIQSLSPKNKKIQPTPSAASWWRTTEAYKGGPSVITVGKQIFDEKYSIGKLLKDPQLEILASKVTRANSIAVVLTAADVAVEDFCMNRCGMHGSTRGKKKGSKFAYAWVGNSASQCPGQCAWPFQKPIVGPQTTPLGSPNGDIGVDGMVISLATVLAGTVTNPFDGGYFQGPANAPLEAVSACTGIFGSGAFPGFPGMVLLDKKTGASYNAPGVNGRKYLLPAMWDPKTSTCKTLV